The Lineus longissimus chromosome 8, tnLinLong1.2, whole genome shotgun sequence region GTCAGCGATTCCGGGGAAGCCCAACATCGGCACGCCATGATACAGGGCCTCGTGTTGCCCCCCGCTACCACAATGGGTGATGAAAAGCTTCGTCTTTGGATGTCCTAGCGCATCATTCTGGGGCAGCCAGTCGACCATCATGACATTACTTGGCAGCTTACCGGCATACTCCTTATTTCGCATCAAGAAACTGTAATTTGGAAGCTTGTTTGCTGCTTCTAGGATACTTGCTAGAAACCTTTGTGGCAACTGTTTGACCGAGCCACCAAAGCTAATGATGACCATGCCACCTTTAGATTTGTCGACGAATGCCTGTATCTTCTCTGGTAAGGGTTTGGGAGGTGTTGGATTTAGACCACCAATCGGAATCACAAATGAGGGTTTCGGTTTTGGAAAGTCTAGTAAGGGGTGTTGAGAAACTAACCAAAGTTTTGATTCTGATATCAACTGTGCTAGTGAATCAAAATGCCTTCCGTCGGCATACTTCTCAAGCTCTGGTTTTTTGTGTACGAAATTTCTCATCAAAAAAAGGGGTCCATGTGTGAAGAGGATATTCAATAGCCTTTGAAAAAAGGTCATTCCTGTTCCAAACGTGGAAAGATCTGAAGGCGTTATTGAATTAAGGATGTACGTTGTTGACATGATGTCCGGTGGAATTATAGCGCTGAATCCGATGTATGGCACCCCCATCCTGAATGGGATTAGAAAGAAGCAGCGAGACATAAATAGTCCATCAACAATCACCAGATCAAACTTTTCTGCTCGCAGTTTCTTGTTCAAGGCGTGATCACCAAGCGTTCCATGGCATTCACTGACAAGCGCTTGGTAATCTCTTGGAATGTTATGCATCATCTTTCCCAGGAACGTTCCTTCCCCATTAAAGAATTCTTCAAATGCTTCTTCGATGAAGTTTCCACCGAGTCCCTGTCCGTATTTACTGGTCTCATTGGTAAATTGCCATCGTAAAATTTGCATTCCACTTTTTTCGACTTTTGTCGGAACTTTTGTCTCGTCCGGTAACACCAttgtgaccttgtgacctttACTCATCAGGGGGATTGCTAAACTGTTCATTTCCATAATGTGACTAGTCTGCCTCACAGGGATGAGCAGAATCTTTGATGATTGCGTCCTGcgtgttgccatggcaactagAATGCCAATCAGAATTGTGTTCTTCAGGCGTTCCATTTCTGAAGGTGGAAAAAGATGAAGTTAAGTCGAATTGTTTGATAGCTGTGACTGGTTGGAAATGTGTCgtagcttgtttgtcaattcaCGCCTAAAGAAAAGGAGAGGTGAAGAAAATAGTCTTTTCTTCTGCATTTTAAAAATCGTTTTGTGTTTTATTTCCTCACATGTAGTTTTTAAGTAGCCATGAAACACAcagccagtgcataccctacaAAACCATGGGAGATTTGAAGTGTAGTATTGACATAAATGCATACAAGGTACATTGTACTttatcattcatggcataatggtacatgtatacgtgGATCAATCTAATTCAGTGTCAGAAAATGCCCTACAGAAATGTTAGCGCAATATTCATTTGCCGAGTGCTCAGCCGCAGATGTTCCCACCATTTTGGGCAGTCCACAGGAAGACTATATTTAGGATGACCAGGGACTGCCCTGGTAGTCTACAGAAGCTAGGTGCGGGACTGATTCTCAAACATAGGCCTGTAAATAAAATGTACTGACCTTTTGCAGTTACAACTGGCTACCGCCTTGAATACTGAGCCAAGTGCACCTCTGTCCGTCCAGAACGACAGATGTTTTGCAAGTCACTGCCTCAAAAAAGTACACAGGCCTGTTGCtatatgaaatttttttgacaACTATCTTATCGACCTATATTGATTTGTATGAAATCTTTTGGAACCTACTACATATAAATAGGCCAGTTGGCTTTATGTCAAACACCATTGATTCATCGAACAATTCCGGTGGCCCACACATTTACGTATCATTATCAATTCAGGCGAAGGATCTCATTGTTAAAGTCTCACTTGTTATCAAGTTGCCCTGGAAGTGTGTGTAGATTTTCAAATTATAGTATTTGTGCATTGTACACATCTCCTGGAGCGTGTATTTACAAAATCGCCTgtttaaagctgacgggtcaaatatactcTCCCACTGTAAGTCCATGGCTGAGCAGACTGGAATGTCCATAATGTGCATCTTctagttctactgtatataccCAGTGCGCTACCAAAGGTTAGGCCTCTGTCTGTATGCACGGTATGGTATACACTTTCAGTAAAAACTTCCAAAGATGCAATATGGAATCAGTTTTGGAAGTGTCCAGCAGGCAGCCACGCCGTCGGAACGTGACTCTATCCTTGAAATATGGCACTCAATGCACTATGTTGTAGCCCTCATGACTTAGCGGCAGAATCAACGGAATTCCTGCTTGGGaaattttattccaattttcaCAGTATAGGTGTACCCATAAGAAATGTAACCATGTAATTTTTGAAAGCATTTTATATTTGCGAAGGCACTGAAAATCGTGAAGTTTAAGAACAACGAAAATTTCAACCGTAATGCATTGACCAATAAATTTGGGCCATGAATGCGATATTTAGTCTTCTTCTCAACAGAGAAAATTCGCGAAACTTTTAGCTTCGTGAACATCACACGGTTTAGAGTACATACACttcagtacatgtatcataagtTGAAAAAATACCTAAGTTTTAAATAAAAATAACATGAAAAAAGTAAGATAAAGTTACTTAAAAGAAagaattctgaaaaaaacaaaaggcGGCTTGCAGAACTCTCTGCTAAAAAATCTGTTAGAGATATATGTCTTGAAGTATCAAGTTAGGTAAATTTCATCATGGAAATGCTGGTAAAATTTTTTCTTCATTCTTGTTTTGGTTATCCCTCACCACGCATGGAGCAGGGATCAGCAAACACATCTGCAACCCTGCAAACACTCCTTCTAGCCCACGGGAAATGCCCTATGTAAGTCCCAATTTCTAAGCAAGTGTAACGTCCCAAAAGTTGTTCAAGGTTTTTTACGAAGATTTCTTCCATTCCAGATCCATATTGTCAAGTTTGTCTTTGATTACATTGAGGTCTGGCCAAAGTTTGTCCATAAGATACGAGACCATGAACTTCAACCCAATCAGAAGCAATATAACAACTAAGACTAAAACggcaaaaatatcaaacatggtgAATTGAAATGCCGACATGTCATTGGCTGATGTTTGGAGGTGGTCCGCACCAAATTTGATCACATGATCAATCCAGTAGGCCGCTAGATCTTGTGGATGCGGACGGCTCTGGAATATTGCCGAAGCTTTATGAATTGTTTTGTAGAATTGTTCATTTGATATGATTTCCTTTATTTTGTCGTGCATCTCCTTCGCAGTGAATGAACGAATATTCATCTTCAGGCCGTAACCTTTGACCTCCATTCTCTTGCCGTTGTATGGCTGTTGGCTGTGGAGTGGAAATCCCAGCATCGGTACGCCGTGATAGATTGCCTCACTTTGACCGTTATTCCCGCAATGCGTAATAAACAACCGCACATTGCGACTTGCTAAGATGTCATTTTGTGGCAACCAGTCGACAATTTTGACATTCTTCGGGAATTTTATTGTGACGTTATCTGGCAGTTTTAGACGCCATATAACGTTATGTTCTAGCATCGCAAAAGTCTCAACAAACTTCCTAATCACCTCAACAGGTGGCGTAACCATCATTGATCCAAATGAAACTAGTATCGTCCCATCCGGTGCCTTTTCGACAAAGTCATAAATGTCTTCTGGAAGACGTCTGCCTGGTCGAACGTTTAGTCCACCGACGTATATTATGTTTGGCAATGAGGGACGCGGACAATCTAAGATATTATCCGTATTTAGCAACCATAGTTTGCTATGTAATGCCACGTCAACTACTGACGTGTATGGGCGCTCCGGGACGACATCTTTGAATAGTTCCTCATCGTAGAGCTCATTGGGTAAAGTATGCGTTATCACGCTAATACCAAACTGCATCATGCGCGTTAGCAGGGTGTTAGTTTCACTTCGCATTTTACATGGAAAGCTGGTAATTATGGGATGTAGTCTCAAATCCCATGGACGGACGAAATTCGTCCAGCCGATGTACGGTATTCCAAGTTTATAGGGTACTAAAAACAAACAATGCGTTAATCCGTCCACCACGGCAATATCGAATTTCTTCTCCTGCAGTTTAGTGATGAGCTctgtgttataaatcaatccTTTGCAATATGCGTTGATGCGTTCTCGTAAGACTCCGATCACAGATGCGGTATTCTCAGAATGACCTGTAAACATTGTTCGCCCATTTTTGCGTTCAACTCTTTCAGGATCTGTATTTTCAGGCTCAAAGTATATCTTCTTTATGTCCTGATGTATCAAGCCGTTGGGAAGTTTTGCCGCTTTGTCCATCATCAAATAGACGTCGTGCCCCTGGCGGAGAAGACCAGAACCAATTGAAACGCCCTCGATCAGATGGCTCTTTGAACCGAACGGAATGATGAGAATCTTTGCTGCTTCAAATATAGGTGGCGCCCCTAGGAGGTATAGGCAGATACAGAGACCGTATTGGGCGGGCATGAGTCTTCTgctggttgccatggttgtCTGAAAGGAGAATATATGGACCATTAGGAAAACAGCAGGCCTACTGGTATTTTAATATCTCAtgagatttgaaaatactgcaaAGTCAATTTGGCTTGTGCCAACATGCCCTTTTCTGTACTACTTAAAAAGAACACAAAAGGGAAGGTAAAAGTGAAAAATGCCATCACACCTTGGTTCTATTTCTGATCCTATATATAAACACATGTAAATCCTTTAAAGATATGATTGCTATTAGTATTACAATATCATCAAAGAGAATTTTACACCAAGGCCTCCTAATTCAGTCGTCCAGGCATCAGTACAGTGTGTTCCTGATGCAGAATATGGGCTTGTAACACACATGATTCATGttgtcattttgaaatgaataaTGCTTTTAATTGAACACCTGTGGTGTGACAACTGGTTCCAACAATAGaaatttatgactttttttgttaGTTCACTGATAGCCCGCTGTTATACGGCAGGTGCATATCAGTCACAGCTGGATGGAGGGGAATCTACCATGCATTCTCATCGACTACACACACTCATACCCATGCATCGCCGTACTCAGTATCTAATATCATTTTTTGTCAGGAGTCAGGGGGCCCAATTAGTGCCAGCGGTCACCAGGTGTTTTTAAAATAGGCACAGTTAGGGAACACGGTCtgttttaagggttgaccatacacACCCCCATTTTGGCCAGAacatgaaatcctaaagcaattagaactcattTAACATGAAGTGAATACCAATTTCGAGGTAGGTagtctgttctctggaaagcaaaagaactgactcccacccttaaAATAGTCATTTACTTCGTTTTGAATTGAAAGAGTTTTAtctgctttaggattttaatttctagccaaaatggtggtatgtGTGGTCAACCCTTTAAACATAGCGATGAAAATATTCCTCGCACAAATGTGAAGAGTGCCGATGTATAGTGAGATAGTAGAGGCACCTATTGGCAACTTTATGTAACTTTCTCTGACCCACCTATCTCCTtcctgtagtctccctttaatttTGATAAAGGGTGGTGCATTCTTTGGCTGTTTCTACTTCATCTAAATTAAGTTGGTCATACTGTATATTGGTTACAATTTGACTTTGAAGGAGGAATAGGGTATCATTCCAGCTGTTCGAAATGTTATCAGAGGTCACATCACAGGAAATCTATGTAGATGAAGCGATGAGGTGTCCACGAAGCATCATCTCACCCAAAGTACTATGTACACACACCTGCGATAAAACATACAGCTACTTTGTCCTTCAGTGTGCCTAGGCACCTGCTACTACAACTTCGTCTCCGGCCAACAACTTGGAACAAGTCATGATGCAGAAAAGAGAAAAATGCGAAATACTTTTCAAAATACTTACCAAATGGTCTCAATATCCAATCTATTTCCGGTGTGAGGTCTTTATCCACCATATGTGTCGAAGATCAAAGTAAACAAATAAAGTGGGGATAATTGCTTTACGAATACATGTGTATCATCGGGGAAATATGAACGTGGCTATTGATTTCATATTCGGAGGACTGTTTAGTTTGTTTATTGTCTGGTAGATGGCAATGTGTACAGCAGGTGGCAGCTGAGGATCTCTGTGCTATTCTTAATGACTGTGCTTGCTGTGCCCTTTTAGTCTCTTCTAACCTCGTGAAtaatcaaaaaaatattgagaTCAGGGAGTTTGTCTCATCTATCTCGCTTCCCGTCTTGCTTTGTGTTTATCGAGGGGTGTCTTCAATTCATTTTTGCTTTTCAGTTGCTCAAGTTCAAGTGTTCAATTAAACTCTTTgcaaaaatttcagaaaaaaatcttttcacaatatttattgatcatttcacaatttttatttatcattacATAAAGACACTTGACAGATGGCTTCAAAAGATCATGCCAGGGAAGTTTTTTCACCGATAAAAGTACTGCATGACAACATGATTATCGTGGTCGGTTTGCGGCTGCCAATTTGTTCACAATTGTAATCgcatgtcatgttgtcatggctgtGTTGCAGGTCACAGCAACTAAGATTGCTTGTCTACGCAGGGCTTAGCTATCGCTACGTCTCTTTTAACATTTCTTATTGAGTTTTCTTATCTGATTTGTGAGTACCTGCAGATGGATTCAAAACACATCTCAACAATGCACGCACCAGTTTCTTCAGTAGAAAAACAATAAACAACAGCACAGCAGTAACCAAAGCATAAATATCCAGCATCAAATATTGAGCGTAATGCAGATCTGAGGCAGGAGACTGAAAGTGGTCCGTTCCGAAGCGAATGGCTTCGTCAACATACCCTGCTGCCACCTTGCGAGGATGTGGCTGGTTACGAAAAAGTTGTGTTGCTTTTCGAATGTTCTGTTGATAGGTTTGGTTGGTCAAAAGTTCCTGTATATTTTCTACAAGTTCGTCCGTGGTGAAATCCCTCAAGTTCAAACCCAAGCCAAAGCCCTTTTGGATTATTCTGTTGGTGTTGTAACCCTGGTCCCCAAAAGTGGGGAAGCCAAGCATTGGTACGCCATGATAAAAGCCTTCCCATTGGCCATTATTTCCTGAGTGAGTGATGAATAGTTTCGTGTTTTTGTGACCGAGAAGATCATTTTGCGGAAGCCACATCATGGGTTTTACATTTGGTGGGAATGTGACACCATCTTGTGCAATGGCCGACAGTCGCCACACTACTTTCTGCGGCAACTGTTTAAATGCCGCAAGAAACTTATCGAGATATTTCTTTGGAAGTGTCGACAACATCGATCCAAAAGAAACTATGATAACGCCCTCTTTTGCATCTGAGACAAACTTCTCTAAGTCTGCTTCAAGAGGTTTAGCAGGCCGAACATCCAGACCGCCAACCCACTTCAAATTTGGCATCGCAGGTCGTGGACAATCCAAGATATTATCCAGGCATATCAACCAAAGTTTGGTCTCCAGGGCAATTTCGTATAAATTTTTGACATGTCTTCCAGGAAGGTAATCCAAGAATACAGATTCGTGTAAAGTTTGGGCAGCAAAGTCCTCTTCGTTATAAGCTGTAATAAGCATATTGATGCGATTCCATATTGTGTTAGTCTCTTTAGTAATCCCGCAGCTGATGACTGTAAACGGTGGGTATAGTCGCGTAAGACCGGGATACAGCGCTGTAGATAATGTTATGATCGGAATACCTAAGCGGTATGGCAGCAAATGGTAGCAGAAAAATAATCCCTCGACAAGTGCAACATCGAATTTCTCTTTCCTGATAGCCTCGATCATGACTTCATCGTGCAATGTCAGGTTGCAATCGTACGTAATCCTTGGGCGATAGACAGTATGTAAAAACTTCCATTCATCCCAGCTTTCCGACACGATTTGCTCTGAAAATAACGAGTCGAATTTCGACGTTGAAACCCTGTCCTTGTCCGGTGATCTGTAGCGAAAGAATTTGAAGCCCTTGTCGCGTAGTTGGTATGGTGTCCGAAGGTTTTCATCCAACACTACGTGGACCTCATGTCCCATCCGTATAAGCTCTTCCCCAACTGCTCCGAATTCCGTTAGGTGGCCACTCATTTGCATACTGAGGACGAGGACTTTTCCAGCAGAGCTTACATGTGCTACTAGAAGTAGCAGTAAGATTACTCCCTGGGCAGTGAAAGATTTTCTCGAGACCATATCTGTATGAATGGTGGTGGTCTTGTGGCGTCTGAAATATAAAAAACTATTCAGATTTTTTATCGGTTAAACAGTCATGCGCTCTCTAAGCCTTTTTGTACTTTATCTACAAGGCTTTTTGTACTTTATCTACAAGGCTTTTTGTACTTTAACAAGTTTTAATGAACCAGTTGGAGACTCCAGCATAGGCTTAGGCTTGTCTTACTTAAGCACAGCCCCACACAGCCCCACAGGATAATACAATTATCAACCTATCTCGTTGACCTCGATAATTCTTTAGGCCAACATACCTTGGAAGTCATAGCATACTATCCTAGGTAGTGGAATCGCTGTGGAGGTGTTGCTGCTATTCATCTATGCACAGCTCTGGACTCTATGGGGCTGGGCTTCCTGATCTCAGAAATGAGCAATCTTCCCCATAGCTGGGTATGCAGGTTTCACAAAATCCATTTCAGGGGCAGCAACTCTATCAAATATTTGCAACAAGCAAAACATGGGGGAAACACTTTATAACTTACCTATCCAGAATAATTGCAAGAGGTAGCCTGAGCTGAAGTGAATCCTGGCCGGCTATCCATGCCAAGCTTCTCTAGGTATGggcaaaatgtatttttggtaagGGACATAACCTACATATCAATGATTGCATATTTACTAATATGAGTGTGTGTGATAAGGAATTGCCATAATTGGCGGACTTATCAGTAGACCCACAGCCTactttaaagcgaactggaaccgccgagcgatttattcaacttttcgactttcaccgcccgagaaagtcgagttcagctttgtagctccgcccccagtgcccgagcatgcgcagtttaatttgttattattgagaatcatgtgagaatcatgtgagtcatgcgatctttcattcatgaattttcgtagtaaattccatagtagtgacgtcactgaatgattgacagctaggcgccatgtttcattcatgcctcgttctgatcacccgatacgcgggaaatgaaaacgaggtcatacgaactggcttggcggttccagttcgctttaaatgCCTTCACCATAtatgttcaaaattttgaaatttgtgattaaatttgaaaatttccaactgCGATTAAATGTACTGATATACTTCATGATTGCCTTTGTGTAAACAGATAAACAAATAGTAAATACCATGTTTAGGCAAATTTGCCTGCATGATAACTGTTCTGTGGCATTGtgtttaactgcatttctattttcctcagCCACTAGTTAATACAAAGGGCGTTTATCCACATCACAAACATGGGGGGGGGGCGCACAGACTACATGATATTCTCAAAGACGGTAATGTTTATAATACAATTTTATTCAAATGttctaatttttagctcacctcttagcagaggtgagcttatcccataccgtggcgtccgtcgtccgtcggcgtcgtccgtcgtccgttagcagggcacgtttcgtaactgttagagctattgagttgaaacttggtacacatgtacccttatgtaatgacaccttggagaccaagtttcggtccgattcgtttcatggtttggccaccagggggccaaacgttaaaagtgaaaatatgcaatatctcccttaatagtagtcgggaaattttgaaaaaaatatggtaggtacttctagcaaaggtgcatcatatattctccgggtttttgatttgacctccttttcaaggtcacagaggtcaaagtttgctgatgcactgaacagtagcatgtttcctatctattttagctagaaggttttaaaccagtgtggacatgtatctggagATTCtttattccacccctaaaatttcggccgttcggacatcaaatatggccgccaggcagccatcttgaaaaataaacacagtactattactccgaaactaatgatcggattgcaaccaaatttgatctggatgtatatctatgtactctctactaaatccttgattttttatcaaatgtgatagccaatatgggtgccaggcgggcatcttgaaaaattcttagtttggccacccgggggccaaatttaatgtccaaagttaaaatgtttgattgctcgtttaatagtggtctgattttcataacatttttatggtaggtactcctagcaaggatacatttcataaatgtgggtttttgatttgacctacttctcaaggtcacagaggtcaaagttttcctatggcaccgccattttacaatgacggcacgttagaggtgagcacaatggccctggccatttcattttagagAAAAACAGGAATccctcttatacatgtataaagcaaGTCCTTGTTTGGCCTACACCATTCTTTAGAAATTAacaatttgtaattaaatttgaattttttcattcttcaaatgtatcaaaattgtCATATCAATATGAAGCCTTTATCCATGATTTTtatttgtgaaaaaatacttTCTAATCGACTTTCTCTTATAATCCAGAAGTTTCTGATGTAAAAATCTATGCACTTTAAAAATCACAAACCTTTGTAGAAATTAAGGTGTTTTCCATTTGTTGCCTTAGTAACGCATTTTGTTGATATGTTCATTACATGTAGCGCTTAGTTTCAAGAGCATATCGATAAGGTCATTTATGAATGATGCTCGTCGCAAGAAAAGGTTGCCAAGGAGAATTATCATAATTTAGTTTCGTTTGTATGTACAACTCATTATGTCGTTTCTGGAAACAGTATTGCATTTTGGTGGgaacatttcttttcttcactGATGGTTTTAAGTTTTATCATGATGAATTCATTGCAGTTGAAAAATTGTCACTActgtcttttctttttcttctcgtCCTGCCCAGAGCCTGCGCCCCTGCAAAACGTGCGTGCAATAAACAAGGCAGTCCTGTTCACAATTAATAACAAGACAAGAATAAGAATTGATAACAAAACGTAAATGTCTATCATTAGATATTGCGCTAAATTCATATCGGACAAGGTCGTGCGTAGATGATGGTTACCGTGTCTGAGAACGTGTTCAATCCAATATGCCGCCTCTTGACGCGGATGGCGCGGTTTGTCTTTAAGGATTTCTGACGCCTTTTTAACCTTTGCTGTATAACCGGGCGTATTTAGTATGTTCTCCATCGTTTCGTATAGCTGATCACCGGTGAATTTCGTAATCGATAGCTGCCGCCCATGTCCTAAAACTTCGACCCGATCGGCGTTGTTGAATTGGTCCCCGAAAATCGGCATCGCAACCATTGGGACGCCGTGATAGACAGCTTCACTGTTGGCATTATTCCCGCAATACGTAATGAAGAGTTTAAGGTTTTTGTGTCCAAGAAGGTCATTCTGAGGAATCTCTTCCAGAGCGCGAACATTCTTTGGTAGCACCACCTTGACGTTTTGCGTCTTCCAAATCACGATTTGTCTCAGTTGGCCAAAAGCATTCACAAATCTTTCCTGCATTTCTAAGGGCATACTGCTTATCATTGATCCAAATGAAACTAGTATAAAACCATCTTTAGCATTGTTCACTATCCTGGCGATCTCTCCAGTAACTGGTTTTGCCGGTTGAGCGGTTATTCCACCAACTAATACTATATTTGGGTTAGTCGGGCGTGGGCAGTCGATTGCGTTATCTTGTGAAATCAACCACAGTTTCGTTTTCGCTGCCAGTTCCCGTAACGAATCATAAGGTTTTTCGGGAGAGTAAATATTGGCGGGAAACTGGGCTTCATCACAAAATGAAGTGTGCAACTTGTCTGTGATAAGTAGTACCGTAAAGAACTGTTTCATGCGGTTAAAGATCGTGTTGCGTGTCCCAgcgatgttacatcccatagaGCCGACAAGTGGTTGGACCCTGACTAGTAGCGGGTATTCATGGGATGAAAGACTGACGTATGGAATGCCTAATTTATGCGGTATGATGTGATAGCAGAAATACAACCCGTCAACAATAGCCATATCAAATTTCATCGCTTGGATTTTCTTGAACACGTTTTGATCCTGCAGGGTGAGCTTACAGTCATACGTTATCCTAACTTCTAAGAATCGCTCCAGAATCTCTTTAAACCTGGCACCAGAAAGACCCAAATTTCCCAACTTTTCATCAGCAGTTTTCTCCGAGACAAACTCCTTATTCGGTGACTTATAAGTCAGGAACCGGACCTTGGTACCAGCCAATCGTTGCTGAAAATTCTGTAACAGGTTCTCATCGACAACCATGTGTACCTCGTGCCCATTGTCAAGTAATCCTTCCGAGACTGCTGCAAATTCGGAGACACGTTCGCTAAATTGCATGGAGAGGACAAGGAATTTTGCGCCCTCTATAGTACAGAAGGTTTTGAGTAGGAGTATCGTGAGGATGTTTAGTTGTTTCATCTTGATAGCCTGAAAATATACAAGAGTAGCTTTCTGAGACTATAGAAAATAATAGGAATTAGctttgaatttcgaatctcaATTCCTTTTCAGTCATGGAGCAGGCATGGTGAAACTGTTATCAAGAAATATATGGTCTCTATGTGCT contains the following coding sequences:
- the LOC135492648 gene encoding UDP-glucuronosyltransferase 2C1-like, which produces MERLKNTILIGILVAMATRRTQSSKILLIPVRQTSHIMEMNSLAIPLMSKGHKVTMVLPDETKVPTKVEKSGMQILRWQFTNETSKYGQGLGGNFIEEAFEEFFNGEGTFLGKMMHNIPRDYQALVSECHGTLGDHALNKKLRAEKFDLVIVDGLFMSRCFFLIPFRMGVPYIGFSAIIPPDIMSTTYILNSITPSDLSTFGTGMTFFQRLLNILFTHGPLFLMRNFVHKKPELEKYADGRHFDSLAQLISESKLWLVSQHPLLDFPKPKPSFVIPIGGLNPTPPKPLPEKIQAFVDKSKGGMVIISFGGSVKQLPQRFLASILEAANKLPNYSFLMRNKEYAGKLPSNVMMVDWLPQNDALGHPKTKLFITHCGSGGQHEALYHGVPMLGFPGIADQFHNAARMVERGYGLKMSLNDFTTEELVANLKTLLNTETHRMNIKHAAEIMHNPLNKPDETLIYWIEHVMKYGGDHLKINSDLNWFQILMWDICLFLLVVSVLIIWINFKILQCCYRKCCAKRSRPRPKAMKKQD
- the LOC135492325 gene encoding 2-hydroxyacylsphingosine 1-beta-galactosyltransferase-like, which codes for MATSRRLMPAQYGLCICLYLLGAPPIFEAAKILIIPFGSKSHLIEGVSIGSGLLRQGHDVYLMMDKAAKLPNGLIHQDIKKIYFEPENTDPERVERKNGRTMFTGHSENTASVIGVLRERINAYCKGLIYNTELITKLQEKKFDIAVVDGLTHCLFLVPYKLGIPYIGWTNFVRPWDLRLHPIITSFPCKMRSETNTLLTRMMQFGISVITHTLPNELYDEELFKDVVPERPYTSVVDVALHSKLWLLNTDNILDCPRPSLPNIIYVGGLNVRPGRRLPEDIYDFVEKAPDGTILVSFGSMMVTPPVEVIRKFVETFAMLEHNVIWRLKLPDNVTIKFPKNVKIVDWLPQNDILASRNVRLFITHCGNNGQSEAIYHGVPMLGFPLHSQQPYNGKRMEVKGYGLKMNIRSFTAKEMHDKIKEIISNEQFYKTIHKASAIFQSRPHPQDLAAYWIDHVIKFGADHLQTSANDMSAFQFTMFDIFAVLVLVVILLLIGLKFMVSYLMDKLWPDLNVIKDKLDNMDLEWKKSS
- the LOC135492449 gene encoding 2-hydroxyacylsphingosine 1-beta-galactosyltransferase-like, producing the protein MKQLNILTILLLKTFCTIEGAKFLVLSMQFSERVSEFAAVSEGLLDNGHEVHMVVDENLLQNFQQRLAGTKVRFLTYKSPNKEFVSEKTADEKLGNLGLSGARFKEILERFLEVRITYDCKLTLQDQNVFKKIQAMKFDMAIVDGLYFCYHIIPHKLGIPYVSLSSHEYPLLVRVQPLVGSMGCNIAGTRNTIFNRMKQFFTVLLITDKLHTSFCDEAQFPANIYSPEKPYDSLRELAAKTKLWLISQDNAIDCPRPTNPNIVLVGGITAQPAKPVTGEIARIVNNAKDGFILVSFGSMISSMPLEMQERFVNAFGQLRQIVIWKTQNVKVVLPKNVRALEEIPQNDLLGHKNLKLFITYCGNNANSEAVYHGVPMVAMPIFGDQFNNADRVEVLGHGRQLSITKFTGDQLYETMENILNTPGYTAKVKKASEILKDKPRHPRQEAAYWIEHVLRHGNHHLRTTLSDMNLAQYLMIDIYVLLSILILVLLLIVNRTALFIARTFCRGAGSGQDEKKKKRQ
- the LOC135492756 gene encoding UDP-glucuronosyltransferase 2A3-like; the encoded protein is MVSRKSFTAQGVILLLLLVAHVSSAGKVLVLSMQMSGHLTEFGAVGEELIRMGHEVHVVLDENLRTPYQLRDKGFKFFRYRSPDKDRVSTSKFDSLFSEQIVSESWDEWKFLHTVYRPRITYDCNLTLHDEVMIEAIRKEKFDVALVEGLFFCYHLLPYRLGIPIITLSTALYPGLTRLYPPFTVISCGITKETNTIWNRINMLITAYNEEDFAAQTLHESVFLDYLPGRHVKNLYEIALETKLWLICLDNILDCPRPAMPNLKWVGGLDVRPAKPLEADLEKFVSDAKEGVIIVSFGSMLSTLPKKYLDKFLAAFKQLPQKVVWRLSAIAQDGVTFPPNVKPMMWLPQNDLLGHKNTKLFITHSGNNGQWEGFYHGVPMLGFPTFGDQGYNTNRIIQKGFGLGLNLRDFTTDELVENIQELLTNQTYQQNIRKATQLFRNQPHPRKVAAGYVDEAIRFGTDHFQSPASDLHYAQYLMLDIYALVTAVLLFIVFLLKKLVRALLRCVLNPSAGTHKSDKKTQ